The Apodemus sylvaticus chromosome 19, mApoSyl1.1, whole genome shotgun sequence sequence TCGGTTTTATCAAAAGAGCCTCAAGGTCAGGGCTGGCCCTGCCACAGCCCTCTCCAGCCGTGGGTGAGGCTTCCCAGGTTCAAGCTAGCGAGTGAGCTGAGTGGAACTGGGGTGTCAGAAGCCGCTTGCAGCCCTTGGTCGTGGTACCTGCTCCTCAGGAAGGGCTTCTACTGGGAGAAGACGACATGCTGGTCAGCCCCAGCCGCCTAGCTGTGTGGTCAGCAGGGGCTCTAACTCAGCCTCGCTCAGGGCAACCCTGATACCCAGGGGATTCTGCTAGATGCCCATAACACCCAGCCTCCCTTTCCCACCAGGCCTGCACCTGTTAGCTGTCCCTGGCTGTCTGGATGTGCTATTCTGCCTCAGATGCACGCTttcacacacatcatatatgtatatacatatgtgtgtacacacacacactaataaaaaataaatttataaaaagtagatccagccaggaggtggtggcgtacgcctttaatcccagcttgggaggcagaggcaggcgatttctgagtgcgaggccagcctggtctacagagtgagttccaggacagggctacacagagaaaaaccaaaagaaaaaagaaaaaagaaaaaaaaaggagttccAGTTCTGTCCCCTCCCATCCAGAACCACCCGAGTCTGGCCTTTGGCCACAAGGAGCTATGACATGCTGTGGGGTTTGAATGAGAGTGTTTGAATCCTTGGCTCCCAGTTGGTGACAATGTCTAGGGACATTTAGAAGGGGCAGCTGGAGGTGTGCCACTGGATGTGGACTTGAGATATAAAGCCCCACACCACTTCCATTCATCCCTGCGTTTTGTGCTTGTGTTGGAAAACCGAGCTCTCTGCTTTCCTGATCCTGTCCGTGCGGCATGAATTCTGTTCTTTGGGTCTTAGGCTTGCTCTCGGCTGGGTCTGGtctccctcctcaccccctcAGGATGCCTACAGGGACACCAAGGTTTCTTTCCCTCAGGTTCTGCACGATAGCCCGGCTTCCCATAACGGCAAAGGGCAGCAGGTTGGAGACCGAGCTTTCCGCTGTGGCTACAAGGGCTGCGGTCGGCTCTACACCACTGCCCATCACCTGAAGGTAAGGCTGGCAGGCGGCTGTGAGCCCTGCCGTCTTCTCTGTAAGGCTGCTCTGGCACTGCCCCGGCCCCTGCCCCGTGTGTGTCACCTGCTGGAGGGATGATTCATGTGCTCAGAGGTGCCCACATAGAATCTGGGGCACAGTGTGGGGGAGAGAATCAGAGGATCTAGCCACACGTCTGCTTCCTCACAGGTCCACGAGCGAGCTCATACGGGTGACCGTCCATACAGGTGTGACTTCCCCAGCTGTGGAAAGGCCTTTGCGACAGGTAACACGCCTAGATGAACACAAGGTCTGCTTCTAGTTGGCAGCCAAGGATTCTAGATCCACTTGGGGACCTCTGCAAAGGAGGCCAAGGACAGACTGCTGTCCCAGAGACCGCTGAGGTGTGTCTGCAGGAGAGGCTGGGGCCCAGGAGGGAGGCCTGCCTCTTGTATCAGCTCCTGAGGCCTGTGGCCTCTCTGGCCTTGTTTGCTCTGTGTAACAAGGGCCCTCAGGCTGCGCTTCTCTGGGCTCCCTCTGAGATTCCTGTTCTAGAATATCTCCAGCTGGCCTTTCTGTGCCCCAGGGCACTATGGGCTTTTCCTGGACTGTCCTGGGCCTGTGGAGCCTCCTGGAACGTCACTTAGGGAGAGAGGGCCTCTAAGTAAGGGACGAGGTTCCGCTGACCACTCATCTTACACCCCGCCACACATGGACAGGCTATGGGCTCAAAAGTCATGTTCGTACTCACACGGGTGAGAAACCTTACAAGTGCCCGGAGGAGCTGTGCAGCAAGGCCTTCAAGACCTCAGGGGACCTGCAGAAACACGTCCGGACCCACACAGGTAGGCTggaccctgccccccaccccagggccAGGGCCTCACTCTGCTCTTCAGATCCAGGCTGAGCCTGGAGCTGTCCTTTCTTGCTCTGGTCCTCCTGAGCCGTCCCTCCAATCCCTGTCTGCACAGGTGAACGCCCGTTCCAGTGCCCTTTTGAGGGCTGTGGCCGCTCCTTCACCACATCAAATATCCGCAAGGTACACGTGCGCACCCACACGGGCGAGCGGCCCTACACCTGCCCCGAGCCCCACTGTGGCCGTGGCTTCACCAGCGCCACCAACTACAAGAACCACGTGCGCATCCATACAGGTGGGCCAGCTGGCATGTGAGGAGCCCCTCCCCAGGCCTCCCCTTCTGTAGCTTCTGATCCGGGCACCTCAGCTCCAGCCTCTCTTTGCCAGCCAAtgcaggctgggctgggctgggcttggGACCCCAGATGGCTGTCTCACTTACCGTGAGCAGTGAGTTGCCCCCACTGGTGGCTGGATCTGGTCCCTGCCTCCTAGCCACACTTCTATGGAAATGTCACCTCGGCCTCCTCCAAGCATCCTCCTGCACCTGCACGAGACTCTGGTGTGCAGCCTCTGGCGCCACGCCCCCTGTCCCACTTCCCACCGTCTCAACTGTCTCTCCCATCCTGACACTGCATTCTTTGCCCGCTATCTCTCCTCTTCTGCCCACAACTCTcagtccttccccccaccccgaaTTGCGGTGTCACTCCCCTCTCAGCGTCCCCACTCTCTCCACCTTGTCTCTGGGTGCAGCGGTCCCACTCTCGTGCCCTCCTGTCTTCCACAGGCCATCTTCCCCAACTCCTGCCCCGAGTCTCAGTTCTCAGCCCCTGTCCTTTCTCCTGGCTTTCCTGTCACCAGCCCTGTCCCCCAACTCTATCCCCTTAGCTTCCCCCTTGCCAGCCCCAGTTCCCACCCCCCTCACAGCCCAGTGTCCCCAGGGGAGAAGCCATACGTTTGCACGGTGCCAGGCTGCGGGAAGCGCTTCACGGAGTACTCGAGCCTGTACAAACACCACGTGGTGCACACGCACTGCAAGCCCTACACGTGCAGCAGCTGCGGCAAGACCTACCGGCAGACCTCCACCCTGGCCATGCACAAGCGCAGCGCCCACGGGGAGCTGGAGGCCACGGAGGAGAGCGAGCAGGCCCTGTatgagcagcagcagctggagggtgagggggcagggagcgggaggcgggggcagggagtgggaggcggGGCCAGGAAGCAAGGGGCGGGGCCACAGGGCCCTCCCACCGCCCAGCGGAGGAGACAGCCCAGGCTCTCCTCTCCTAGCCGCCTCCGCCGCTGAGGAAAGCCCCCCACCCAAGCCGACCCACATTGCTTACCTTTCGGAAGTGAAGGAAGAGAGCAGTGACATCCCAACTCAAGTAGCCATGGTGACGGAGGAGGATGGCCCCCCCCAGGTGGCTCTGATCACTCAGGATGGTACCCAGCAGGTAGGAGGCCTGGGGATCGGTGGAACAGTCTCACAGTGGCCCCTGAGGTCCTCAGCCTCACCTCCACCCAGGCCCCTGTTTTGCCTTTGTGGACTTTAGAGAGGTGCATCTCAGGGGACCAGTGTGTCACCCAGCCCTGCTCCTCCCAGTGTCCTCATCTGAATCGCAGGCACGTGCCGCTTAAGCGGGTCATGTCAGGTCTCTAGGGTCTTGAAGCCAGAAGCCTGTCTGCCAGTGTAGCTGGCCGCACAGTACCTTGCCCCTTGGCCATACCTCACTGCCTAGTGTGCCTCTTCCTGCTAGGGTGAGGGGGAAGGCATTAGGTGGAGGCCCTGACCTGCCCAgcaccccacccctgtctccagctccctccctcctgtctgcAGGTCAGCCTGTCCCCAGAAGACCTGCAGGCCCTGGGGAGTGCCATCAGTGTGGTGACACAGCACGGCAGCACCACCCTCACTATCCCCGGTCATCACGAAGAACTGGCCACATCTGGCACACACACGGTCACCATGGTCAGCGCCGACGGCACGCAGACGCAGCCCGTATGATCAGGCAGTTCCCTTGTTCCCTGTAGAGCCTTGTCGTGGGGGTCAGAGGGCATCACACAGGCAGGCCAAGCCAACCGAGACTTCGTATGAGGCAGAGACACCATAAAGTCTCCCTTGTGGTGTGGGCTGTAGTTGTAGCTAAGGCAGGACAACTTTAAGGTCAGTCTGGCCAAGCAGGGTGTGGGGTACAGCTCAGTAATAGAGCTGCCATCTGGCATATGtgaagtcctaggttcaattcccaagacTCAACCACCCAAATTTTAAAGTCTCCCCTCAAAggccaggtgtagtggtgcacacctgtaatcccagcactcaggagacaaaggcaggaggggGTCTgggagttcgaggtcagcctgatctatattATAACAATTTCTAGggccataaacaaacaaacaaaatcagttcCCTCAGCAACCTTCATCTTTAAAAGCCTGACAGACTCTCCAGACAGTGTGCAGGACAGGTGAGGTGCAGTGGtccacagctgtaatcccagagaCTTGGAGCTAAGAcagctcagggccagcctggacagCTTactaagaccctgcctcaaaaatacaaAGACATGAGAAGGACTGGGTGTCACTCATGTACACCAAGTCCCTAAGTTCAGTGCCCAGTGCTGTCACTACTGCCCTGACAGCCTCCAAGAAAATCCTGCAAACTGAAGAGAAAAATGCAACCACAATCATTTCCAACCCGCGGGCGTTAGGAGTGACCACGGTGGCTTTCTCCTTCCGTCTGTGCTGTCTCGGACATGCAGCAGGTGCAAGgtcttctgtttgtgtgtttccagGTCACAATCATTACCTCTGGGGCCTTGGTGACTGAGGATTCAAGCGTGGCATCTCTCCATCACCAACAGGTGGCGCTGCTGGCCACGGCCAACGGAACACACATCGCAGTGCAGGTGGGCAGAAGAACGGAGGGAGAGGGATCCTGActgggtggggggttggggatgCAGTGAGGGGAGGGAACGGAGAGGGAGAGCTCAGACCCCCTCTGCCTATACAGGGAGACTGGGGAGTCCTCCCCTTGGGGGTGGCTGAGGCAGAGCCTGTGGTCACACTctcagtctttctttctcttcacctGAGAGAGAGGCTGGGCAAATGCTCTCTAAGCCCTCTAGCCAGTTACTCTCCTGAGCCAGCTGGTGTCTGACACAGAGCAGCCTTGCTGGGCCCAGGAGTGCCTAATAGGACTCTCCACCAGGGAGTGTGCCTCTGCTAGAGCCCGGATAAGAAAGAGTGGCGGTGGcgcaggcctgtgatcccagcacgtgggaggcagaggcaggcggatttctgagttcgaggccagcctggtctacagagtgagttccaggacagctagggctacacagagaaacccagtctcgaaaaaccaaaccaaccaagaGAGCAGGTGGCATGCAGGCCAGTGGGGTCTGGAAGGGAGGCCCTCACCCGCTCCCCCTGCCGCACCTCTCCACAGCTGGAGGACCAGCAGACCCTGGAGGAGGCCATAAGCGTAGCCACTGCTGCCATGCAGCAAGGGGCGGTGACCCTGGACACCACAGAGAGCGGCTGCTGAGCCCGAGAGGACCAGCTCCCACACCACACTGGAGACGGCGCCATGCTCACAGGCAGCCCTGCCTTCCGGGCCCTGGCCGTGGCTGACCCCAGGAAGATGGCCGCATAGGCTTCAGGGGCGAAGAGGCAGCAGGAAGATGGCCTCTAGTGGAGAGGGCTGTGGGATCCTCAAGAGGAGGGCCAGAGAGCAGGCTGCCCACACGCCTGCTGCCCTCCCAAGGAGAatattcttcctgcttctgtccaCTCCCTTTCTCAGGGAGGGGGTGATGAGGTGGACGAGGCCTGGCCTCCACCCTGGCTGGTAGTACCACCAGGGACAGGGCGACAGCTTTCAGCCCAGCGCCTCCCAGCAATAACATCTCCTGGGGGTGAGGTGGCCACCAGGGACTTCCCACCGCCACAGTCAGAATTAATTCCTCAGGGGCCTGTGGCTGGAGGAAAGGTGCCTCTTCACTCGTCTGGGGCAGAGAGACAAGTGAGTGACCTGCATCTGGACTGCTGGGGACtgggtttcatttgttttgtggtttggttttttaatcctattttgataattatttttttccctgCTCTGGGTGGTGGCAGCAAATGGGTGAATGAGTATTTAATAAAAGTTGCAAGTTTCCACCTGGGCTCCTCCGTCATCTCAGTGCTGGGTCCTGGTGGCAGGGCTGGCCAAGCTCCAGCCTGCTCCTTAGCACATCCCTGTGTGGCCTCAGCGCCCACCCAGCCGGCAGGCGGCTCTCCATGTGTCCAGGCAGGAGGAGGCCCTAGGAGAGGTGAACTCTGAGAGCCGCTGGCTGGTGGGCTTCTGCCCACGCCTGCCCCAAACAGGACCCGGGCAGCTGTGCTGCTTCCCGAGCTGTGGCTGAGTGCGGGGTGATGCCTGGGCTGGGAGAATTCTGGGTCTTCCGCCTTGCCTTTGCTGAGTGGAGCTGGGCCCTTCCTTCCCAGCCACCTGCACCCCACAACCTCACCAAGGCTCCAGTGCCTTCTCACCAGTACTGACACCCATTTAGGGGGCAGGGCATCGGGGTCCATGCCGTGAGACTCCAAAGACATGGGGGACcccattaaagaaaaagaggccagagCAGATACAGCAGGACAGGTACTGGTGACAGGTACCTCATGAAGAGCAGCGCTATGCCAGCCGCGGCTGCCTGGAACACCGTAGGAACCGGGGGAAGGGGGGGcgcctcttcttccctcctggtCCTCACTCTGTATCATGCTCTAATGATCCCCAGACTCTCCCTGCCACCCAAGGACAGAGCTAGGAAGTCAGGGACCAAGCACTTAAGTGCATCCTCTCTTGGAGTACCTAGAAACTGACATTTGCTGTTGCTTATCTGGGATATAGTTTTAgtttttcggttttttttttttttttttggtttcttttttttcccctcttcttttttttgtttttgtttgtttgtttgttttgtttttgtttttggagacagggtttctctgtgtagccctggctgtcctggaactcactctgtagaccaggctggcctcggtttttgtttttggagacagggtttctctgtgtagccctggctgtcctggaactcactctgtagaccaggctggcctcgaactcagaaatctgcctgcctctgcctcccaagtgctggggctaaGGTtgtccaccaccactgcctggctttgttcGTTTTTTAGTGTATTTCTGAGACAGAATTGTTCTCTGCAGCCTAGGTGCTCTCAAACTTACCCCTCAGTTCCAGAACTCCATGTGAGGAGCTatagtgtctgtctctgtatcctgTTTCCTGTTTACTCTGGACATCAGCCCTGTGTAAGTGGAGGGGCTGGGCATGCTCCCCTGTGAgaacgtatgtgtgtgtgtgtgtgtgtatctgtgtgtatgtagggggtgtgcttcagaattcagagttAGCCTCCACAAGGCTTCATTGAACTTTAATGGCCGCCATGGCCTGTGTAGGCACCGCATCTGAAGCAGAGGCTGCTGAAGAGGGCCCTGTCCcaggcctgcctgctgctgccaggGCCTCTGAGGTGAGCCCCGCTGTCAAGGCCTACATACAGGCTCTGGTGTCTTCAAGGCCGCCAGGTACAAAGTGGGCAGTATTCTAAGTTCCTGTGAGAGCCAAGGCCCAGCACGGGGAAAATAGCAAGCCAAACTGCCAAGGCGCCCGGTCCTGGAGAAGCGCCTGGTCCATCCTTCCTCAGGTCGAGTTGCTTTTGCTTGGGTAGAGCTCAACACTGAGATCCTGCTAGGTGGCTCTAAAGAAATGTCCTGCCCCAGGCCTGCAGTTTTCTTTCTGTCCAGTCTCAGGCACCCACACAGCTCTGTGAGGTAGGGCCGTCCTAAGAATAGACACTCAGGGCTAACTCATCCAAGGACTTCATTTGGTAAGCCTGACTCCTGATCCCGTGTCCCTCCAAGGCTGGAAGGGCCTGCTTTCTATCTTCTAGAGCTACCACTGGGAGCCTGGGAGGGTCCTGGGGCAAGCAGGCTTCTAAAGTGACTGCCTGTGCTGAGGGGGCCAGGCCCAGCCAAAGGAGGGCTCTGAGAGGCTCGGCCCTGGCCTTTCCGAGTGGGAAGCAGAGCCCAGCAGGAGCGGCGGGCCAGGCACTGCGAGCCAGAGcgggaggcaggtggagctcgCGCTCCGCTCCGCGCAGCACCAGGGCCTCTGCGGTCTGCAGCCGTTTGCATTTCCTGAAACCGGATCTTGGTGTCAGAGCCGCCCCTTAGCCGGGGCGGGCGCCTCAGCCATGGCCCTGCGCAAGGAGCTGCTCAAGTCTATCTGGTACGCCTTCACCGCACTGGACGTGGAGAAGAGCGGCAAGGTCTCCAAGTCCCAACTCAAGGTGAGGGGCATCGCTGGGGCTCGGGGCAGGCTGACTCACCACACAGCTCCCGCCCCTGAGAGTCAGCCACGGAAGCCCTTGAGACTGGCTGACACCTTGCCACCCAGCAGCCCGGCCCTGGGTGGCGCGGAGCGCTGGCTGACACGGAACGCCAAAGGCAGCGCATAGCTCGGTGGATGCTCCCCAGAGGCCACAGGCTTGTGTCACCAGAAGCCACTGTCCAGAACCCAGTACCCTGACCGGATGGACAGTAGAGGTGGCATCACGAGGTTCGGAGGTTCAGTAGCCAGGCCCCTTCCCGGGCTCCTTGTGGGCTGCCCAACGCATGCTTGGGCATGTACCCTACTCCTCCCGGTGCCTTCCTCGTGGCTTTGAAGAAAGACAGTTAGGTAGTGCTTGCCAGTTAACTCCCTTGGCTCTGAGAGCCTCCTCCATTTGCAAAGCAAGCTGGCGACTGAAGCAAGCTGTAACGCGTGGG is a genomic window containing:
- the Znf76 gene encoding zinc finger protein 76, which translates into the protein MESLGLQTVTLSDGTTAYVQQAVKGGEKLLEGQVIQLEDGTTAYIHQVTIQKESFSFEDGQPVQLEDGSMAYIHHTPKEGYDPSALEAVQLEDGSTAYIHHPVSVPSDSTILAVQTEVGLEDLAAEEEEGFSADTVVALEQYASKVLHDSPASHNGKGQQVGDRAFRCGYKGCGRLYTTAHHLKVHERAHTGDRPYRCDFPSCGKAFATGYGLKSHVRTHTGEKPYKCPEELCSKAFKTSGDLQKHVRTHTGERPFQCPFEGCGRSFTTSNIRKVHVRTHTGERPYTCPEPHCGRGFTSATNYKNHVRIHTGEKPYVCTVPGCGKRFTEYSSLYKHHVVHTHCKPYTCSSCGKTYRQTSTLAMHKRSAHGELEATEESEQALYEQQQLEAASAAEESPPPKPTHIAYLSEVKEESSDIPTQVAMVTEEDGPPQVALITQDGTQQVSLSPEDLQALGSAISVVTQHGSTTLTIPGHHEELATSGTHTVTMVSADGTQTQPVTIITSGALVTEDSSVASLHHQQVALLATANGTHIAVQLEDQQTLEEAISVATAAMQQGAVTLDTTESGC